One segment of Planctomycetota bacterium DNA contains the following:
- a CDS encoding IclR family transcriptional regulator: MKGSAPAAAYAVPALEKGLDVLEALAAGEGAPTLAELARALGRSPGGIFRTLVCLERRGYVAREASSGRYRLTLKLFELSRSHSPVEDLLRAAERPMRELARRVRESCHLSVLSDGKLLVLAQAESPSRIRLSVEVGARYPVVHTASGRLLLAYLEAGARDEILSKDPDFLKLGAARRRAFLGELLRIRRAGASIAVSETTMGVRDVAVLVGNPRVGVLAALCVPALTGMRGRVVSIPRLREAAERTAGEITRALGLSRGEEGR; the protein is encoded by the coding sequence GTGAAGGGGAGCGCGCCGGCCGCCGCGTACGCCGTTCCCGCGCTGGAGAAGGGCCTGGACGTCCTGGAGGCCCTGGCCGCGGGAGAGGGCGCGCCGACCCTGGCGGAGCTGGCCCGCGCGCTCGGGAGAAGCCCCGGCGGGATTTTCCGCACCCTCGTCTGCCTCGAGCGGCGGGGGTATGTGGCGCGCGAGGCGTCCTCGGGCCGCTACCGCCTGACCCTGAAGCTCTTCGAGCTTTCGCGCTCCCACTCGCCTGTGGAGGACCTCCTGCGGGCCGCGGAGCGCCCGATGCGGGAGCTGGCGCGCCGCGTGCGCGAGTCCTGCCATCTGAGCGTTCTGAGCGACGGCAAGCTCCTGGTCCTGGCGCAGGCGGAGAGTCCCTCGCGAATCCGCCTGTCGGTGGAGGTCGGCGCGCGATATCCGGTCGTGCACACGGCCTCGGGGAGGCTGCTTCTGGCTTATCTCGAGGCCGGAGCGCGCGACGAGATCCTTTCGAAGGATCCGGACTTTCTCAAGCTCGGGGCGGCCCGGCGGAGGGCGTTCCTCGGAGAGCTTCTGCGGATCCGGCGGGCGGGCGCCTCGATCGCCGTGAGCGAGACCACGATGGGGGTGCGGGACGTGGCCGTGCTCGTGGGAAATCCGCGGGTGGGCGTCCTGGCGGCGCTGTGCGTGCCCGCCCTCACGGGAATGCGCGGCCGGGTGGTCTCGATTCCCCGCCTGCGCGAGGCGGCGGAGCGCACCGCCGGGGAGATCACGCGGGCCCTGGGACTTTCCCGGGGGGAGGAAGGACGATGA